Proteins encoded within one genomic window of Rhododendron vialii isolate Sample 1 chromosome 1a, ASM3025357v1:
- the LOC131318672 gene encoding extracellular ribonuclease LE-like, translating into MEFKNSTFIKLLIVQCLSLFGLAQNFDFFYFVQQWPGSYCDTQQSCCYPTTGKPDTDFGIHGLWPNYNSGSYPSNCDPNSPFKQSTVSDLISSLQKSWPTLACPSGNGLSFWSHEWVKHGTCSEAVLDQHGYFKSALKLKSQIDLLQILLGAGINPDGRSYSVSSIQNAVRNAIGSTPGIECNVDASGNSQLYQVYICIDTSGSNIIECPVMPNSDRCDSAIVFPAF; encoded by the exons ATGGAATTCAAGAATTCCACCTTTATCAAGCTCTTGATCGTACAATGCCTATCTTTATTTGGCCTTGCTCAAAACTTCgatttcttctattttgtcCAACAG TGGCCAGGTTCATATTGTGACACACAACAAAGTTGCTGCTATCCCACCACTGGAAAACCTGACACTGATTTCGGTATCCATGGACTTTGGCCCAATTACAACAGTGGCTCCTACCCATCGAACTGCGATCCTAACAGCCCTTTTAAACAATCAACG GTTTCGGACTTGATCAGCAGTCTTCAAAAGAGTTGGCCGACGCTGGCATGCCCAAGTGGAAATGGATTGTCGTTTTGGTCGCACGAATGGGTTAAACATGGGACATGCTCGGAGGCTGTGCTTGACCAACACGGGTACTTCAAATCAGCTCTCAAACTGAAATCACAAATAGACCTACTGCAAATTCTTCTGGGGGCAG GAATTAATCCCGATGGCAGGTCTTACAGCGTTAGCAGCATTCAAAATGCCGTAAGAAATGCAATTGGGTCGACTCCGGGGATAGAATGCAATGTCGATGCATCTGGTAACAGCCAATTATACCAAGTTTACATATGTATCGATACTTCAGGATCGAACATAATCGAATGTCCAGTTATGCCCAACAGTGATAGATGTGATTCCGCCATTGTGTTTCCTGCTTTCTAG
- the LOC131318674 gene encoding protoheme IX farnesyltransferase, mitochondrial — protein sequence MWRNSLSFSSKLLSSSNPNSGSTFLSSAISTANYAFGRSLSHSPSSTGDLKLGFPKLDRIPSSGFASSAATAIDASLRARDVVDLARHYGRCYWELSKARLSMLVVATSGAGYVLGSGSAIDYMGLCCTCAGTMMVAASANSLNQVFEINNDAKMNRTKNRPLPSARITVPHAVSWASSVGAAGTALLACQANMMAAGLAASNLFLYAFVYTPLKQIHPVNTWVGAVVGAIPPLLGWVAASGQVSLNGMVLPAALYFWQIPHFMALAYLCRSDYAAGGFRMFSLADASGERTALVALRNCLYLIPLGYLAYDWGITSGWFCLESTLLALAITGTALSFYLNRTTKNARRMFHASLLYLPVFMSGLLLHRIPDNQQLVEEEEGGIVENLSSSETLAQEIEFNGQKKVKYASVGTQARPPVAFASVAPFPFLPAPIYPTN from the exons ATGTGGAGAAACTCGCTGAGTTTCTCTTCTAAACTCCTCAGCTCCTCGAACCCCAACTCCGGATCCACCTTCCTTTCCTCAGCGATTTCCACCGCTAACTATGCCTTCGGGAGATCGCTCTCTCACTCACCTTCGTCTACTGGCGACCTCAAACTAGGGTTTCCGAAACTCGACCGGATTCCGTCATCCGGATTCGCCTCTTCCGCTGCAACAGCAATCGATGCGTCGCTGAGGGCGAGGGATGTGGTGGACTTGGCTCGGCACTATGGCCGGTGTTATTGGGAGCTATCTAAGGCTCGCCTGAG CATGCTTGTGGTTGCTACTTCTGGGGCTGGATATGTTCTTGGGAGTGGCAGTGCAATTGATTATATGGGGCTTTGTTGCACCTGTGCTGGCACCATGATGGTTGCAGCATCTGCTAACTCCTTAAATCAG GTCTTTGAGATAAACAATGATGCTAAGATGAACAGAACAAAGAATAGACCACTGCCCTCAGCGCGTATTACCGTGCCTCATGCGGTCAGCTGGGCATCTTCCGTTGGTGCAGCGGGCACTGCTTTGTTGGCATGCCAG GCTAATATGATGGCAGCTGGGCTTGCAGCTTCTAATCTGTTTCTGTATGCATTTGTATACACTCCTCTAAAGCAGATACATCCCGTAAATACTTGGGTTGGAGCTGTTGTTGGTGCTATTCCTCCCCTTCTGGG gtGGGTTGCAGCTTCCGGCCAGGTTTCACTCAATGGAATGGTTCTACCTGCGGCCCTTTATTTTTGGCAAATTCCTCATTTTATGGCCCTTGCATATTTGTGTCGCAGTGATTATGCTGCAGGAGG GTTTAGGATGTTCTCTCTTGCTGATGCTTCTGGTGAAAGAACCGCGTTGGTGGCTTTGAGGAATTGCCTTTATCTGATTCCATTGGGGTACTTAGCCTATGATT GGGGTATTACTTCTGGATGGTTTTGTCTTGAGTCAACACTCTTAGCTCTTGCAATCACCGGAACAGCACTCTCGTTTTACCTAAACCGCACGACAAAGAACGCAAGAAGAATGTTCCATGCCAGCCTTCTTTATCTTCCCGTATTTATGTCTGGGCTTTTGCTTCACCGAATTCCTGATAACCAACAGTtagtggaagaagaagaggggggGATTGTTGAAAATTTGTCTTCCTCAGAAACTCTGGCACAAGAGATTGAATTCAACGGccaaaaaaaggtgaaatatgCCAGTGTTGGTACTCAAGCCAGGCCGCCTGTAGCGTTTGCTTCTGTTGCACCATTTCCTTTCTTGCCGGCTCCTATTTATCCTAC CAACTAA